A genomic stretch from Desulfotignum balticum DSM 7044 includes:
- a CDS encoding Gfo/Idh/MocA family protein, with protein sequence MTDQTQKQKNFALIGAAGYVAPRHMRAIADTGNRLAAALDPNDSVGVIDSYFPEAAFFTEFERFDRHAEKLRRKGGDAAIDYVSICSPNYLHDAHMRFALRIGADAICEKPLVLNPWNLDALAELQAENGARVWNILQLRLHPSIIALKQKVAAELAQNPDKMYDIDLTYLTSRGRWYFVSWKGAQEKSGGIATNIGIHFFDMLMWIFGPVKTNIVHKSEPDTAAGYFDLAHARVRWFLSVNADYLPKEATDKGMRTYRSIQVDGEEIEFSGGFTDLHTLSYQEVLAGRGFPLEEARPSLETVYTIRNAEVTGKTGEHHPFL encoded by the coding sequence ATGACAGATCAGACACAGAAACAGAAGAATTTTGCGCTTATCGGTGCGGCCGGGTATGTGGCGCCCCGGCATATGCGGGCCATTGCCGACACGGGCAACCGCCTGGCGGCGGCGTTGGACCCCAATGATTCAGTGGGGGTGATTGACAGCTATTTTCCGGAGGCTGCGTTTTTCACGGAATTCGAGCGGTTTGACCGGCATGCGGAAAAACTGCGGCGAAAGGGGGGTGATGCGGCCATTGATTATGTGAGCATATGTTCGCCCAATTATCTGCATGATGCGCATATGCGGTTTGCGTTGCGGATCGGGGCGGATGCCATCTGTGAAAAACCACTGGTGCTCAATCCCTGGAACCTGGATGCCCTGGCCGAGCTCCAGGCGGAGAACGGGGCACGGGTCTGGAACATCCTGCAGTTGCGGCTGCACCCGAGCATCATTGCGCTCAAGCAAAAGGTGGCGGCGGAACTGGCACAAAATCCGGACAAGATGTATGACATCGATCTGACCTATTTGACCTCCCGGGGCCGGTGGTATTTTGTGTCCTGGAAAGGGGCCCAGGAAAAGTCCGGCGGAATCGCCACGAACATCGGGATCCATTTTTTCGATATGCTCATGTGGATTTTCGGGCCGGTGAAAACCAATATCGTGCACAAGTCGGAACCGGACACGGCCGCCGGATATTTTGACCTGGCCCATGCCAGGGTGCGCTGGTTTTTGAGCGTGAACGCGGACTATCTGCCCAAAGAAGCCACGGACAAGGGCATGCGCACCTATCGGTCCATCCAGGTGGACGGGGAAGAGATCGAATTCTCCGGCGGGTTCACAGATCTGCACACCTTGAGTTACCAGGAAGTCCTGGCCGGCCGGGGATTTCCCCTGGAAGAGGCAAGGCCGAGTCTGGAGACGGTGTATACCATAAGGAATGCGGAAGTGACGGGGAAAACCGGCGAACACCATCCGTTCCTTTAA
- a CDS encoding acyltransferase — MTFIHETAIVDEGAVIGEGTRVWHWVHICGGAVIGENCSFGQNVFVGNKVVIGSNVKIQNNVSVYDNVVLEDDVFCGPSMVFTNVYNPRSAVSRKDEYRSTRVGKGATLGANCTIVCGNDIGEYAFVAAGAVVNRPVKPYALMAGVPARQIGWMSRFGEQLDLPLTGEGEAVCPHTGERYQLKGSEII; from the coding sequence ATGACATTTATACATGAGACGGCGATTGTGGACGAGGGCGCGGTGATCGGTGAAGGCACCCGGGTGTGGCACTGGGTGCACATCTGCGGCGGGGCCGTGATCGGTGAGAACTGTTCGTTCGGCCAGAATGTGTTTGTGGGCAACAAGGTGGTCATCGGCAGCAATGTCAAGATCCAGAATAATGTGTCTGTGTATGACAATGTGGTGCTGGAGGATGACGTGTTCTGCGGGCCGTCCATGGTGTTCACCAATGTGTACAACCCCCGGTCTGCCGTGTCCAGAAAGGATGAATACCGCAGCACGCGGGTGGGGAAGGGCGCGACCCTGGGGGCCAACTGCACCATTGTGTGCGGCAATGATATCGGCGAATACGCGTTTGTGGCGGCCGGGGCCGTGGTGAACCGGCCGGTGAAGCCCTATGCCCTGATGGCGGGGGTGCCGGCCCGGCAGATCGGATGGATGAGCCGGTTCGGCGAACAGCTGGACCTCCCGTTGACCGGGGAGGGCGAAGCTGTCTGTCCCCACACGGGTGAGCGTTATCAACTTAAGGGATCTGAAATTATCTAA